A window of the Bradyrhizobium ottawaense genome harbors these coding sequences:
- a CDS encoding alpha/beta hydrolase has protein sequence MLQHEAIASRRAVLGGLASATSVLALGGCAGLGATGASFDASSLSVDPTLLVTTTRKRVNGGRAKPWFGPERASAITVARAKLVPPDDGRLSLAAVGLGDWRLDEVEPVSGKVGDLLAQAGGGPDVLIYVHGFKQTFETAALDAAHLSDAIKFRGRTMLFSWPSKAGLFDYAYDRESAMWSRDDFERVLSSIVSAPGGGRVHIVAHSMGTMLTLESLRQLYARYGDTVAGRIGAVVFAAPDIDMDVFSSAINRIGPLAGKITVIAATNDRALALSGRIAGGMTRVGAAEKAAIEQLGVRVIDASQAGWGIINHDLFLSNAEVQQVIRRSIDTAAA, from the coding sequence TTGCTGCAACACGAGGCTATTGCATCCCGCCGCGCGGTCCTGGGCGGGCTTGCTTCTGCAACCAGCGTGCTCGCACTCGGGGGATGCGCCGGCTTAGGCGCGACGGGCGCGTCCTTCGACGCTTCGTCGCTTTCAGTTGATCCTACACTGCTCGTCACAACCACACGCAAGCGGGTGAACGGCGGGCGCGCGAAGCCGTGGTTCGGGCCGGAGCGGGCTTCTGCGATAACGGTCGCACGGGCGAAGCTGGTGCCGCCAGACGACGGCCGTCTCTCTCTCGCCGCAGTCGGACTTGGCGATTGGCGTCTTGATGAGGTCGAGCCGGTGTCGGGGAAGGTCGGCGATCTTCTTGCGCAGGCCGGCGGCGGACCAGACGTCCTGATCTACGTGCACGGCTTCAAACAGACGTTCGAGACAGCGGCGCTCGATGCCGCGCACCTCTCCGATGCAATCAAGTTCCGCGGCCGGACGATGCTATTCTCCTGGCCCTCCAAGGCGGGACTGTTCGACTACGCCTATGACCGCGAAAGTGCGATGTGGTCCCGCGACGACTTCGAACGCGTGCTCTCATCCATCGTGTCGGCTCCGGGCGGCGGCCGCGTCCACATCGTCGCGCACAGCATGGGAACCATGCTGACGCTCGAAAGCTTGCGTCAGCTCTATGCGCGATACGGAGACACCGTTGCGGGAAGGATCGGCGCGGTAGTGTTTGCCGCACCGGACATCGATATGGACGTATTCTCGTCGGCGATCAACCGCATCGGACCGCTCGCCGGCAAGATCACCGTCATCGCCGCGACGAACGATCGCGCGTTGGCGCTGTCGGGACGAATCGCTGGCGGGATGACACGAGTCGGCGCCGCCGAGAAGGCCGCCATCGAGCAGCTCGGGGTGCGTGTGATCGATGCTTCCCAGGCAGGCTGGGGTATCATCAACCACGATTTGTTCCTGTCGAATGCGGAGGTGCAGCAGGTGATACGCCGCTCGATTGATACCGCGGCCGCGTGA
- a CDS encoding IS91 family transposase, with protein sequence MSRPSLEVADIFRGHGPAWRRANAGHVSLGQLKVMSAIESCRTAALGGHVALCEECAYSQISYNSCRNRHCPKCQGAAAKEWLAAREADLLPVPYYHVVFTLPAAVADIAYHNKAVVYDLLFKTSAETLSTIAADPKHLGARVGITSVLHTWGSAMTHHPHVHMIVPGGGISLDGERWVTCRPGFFLPVRVLSRLFRRLFLEKLLAAHEAGRLQFFGAHAALADPQAFAGHLAPLRQAKWVVYAKRPFGGPQAVLAYLSRYTHRVAIANSRLIACDRNGVTFRWKDYRAEGRDRRKVMTLATVEFIRRFLIHVLPQGFHRIRHYGLLASGTRADNIAQARRMLDVTAAQPEAGDTSCPEATEPKPNPCPCCGGRMIVIERFQRGASPRYRPAASPIVIRIDTS encoded by the coding sequence GTGTCGCGTCCATCGCTGGAGGTCGCGGATATCTTCCGCGGCCACGGCCCGGCATGGCGCCGGGCCAATGCCGGCCATGTCAGCCTGGGCCAATTGAAGGTGATGTCGGCGATCGAGAGCTGCCGCACGGCAGCCCTCGGCGGCCATGTCGCGCTCTGTGAGGAGTGCGCCTACAGCCAGATCTCATACAATAGTTGCCGCAATCGGCATTGCCCGAAGTGCCAGGGCGCGGCGGCAAAGGAATGGCTGGCCGCGCGCGAAGCCGATCTGCTGCCGGTGCCGTACTATCATGTCGTATTTACGCTGCCAGCGGCCGTCGCCGACATCGCCTATCACAACAAGGCGGTCGTCTACGACCTCCTGTTCAAGACCTCGGCCGAGACCCTGAGCACCATCGCCGCCGACCCCAAGCACCTCGGCGCCCGCGTCGGCATCACCTCGGTCCTCCATACCTGGGGCTCCGCCATGACCCATCATCCGCACGTGCACATGATCGTGCCGGGCGGCGGCATCTCGCTCGACGGCGAGCGCTGGGTGACGTGCCGCCCCGGCTTCTTCCTCCCGGTGCGTGTGCTCTCGCGACTGTTCCGCCGGCTATTTCTGGAGAAGCTCCTCGCCGCACACGAGGCCGGTCGTCTCCAGTTCTTCGGCGCTCACGCCGCTCTCGCCGACCCACAGGCGTTCGCGGGTCATCTGGCTCCGCTGCGCCAAGCCAAATGGGTGGTCTATGCCAAGCGTCCGTTCGGCGGCCCACAGGCCGTGCTGGCCTATCTGTCGCGCTATACCCACCGCGTCGCCATCGCCAACAGCAGGCTGATCGCCTGCGACCGCAACGGCGTAACCTTCCGATGGAAGGACTATCGCGCTGAAGGTCGTGATCGCCGGAAGGTCATGACACTCGCCACCGTCGAGTTCATCCGCAGATTCCTGATCCACGTCCTGCCGCAAGGGTTCCACCGCATTCGCCACTACGGCCTGCTTGCCAGCGGAACCCGCGCCGACAACATCGCTCAAGCGCGCCGCATGCTCGACGTGACGGCGGCACAGCCCGAGGCTGGCGATACCAGCTGCCCCGAGGCCACCGAACCCAAGCCGAACCCGTGTCCGTGCTGCGGCGGTCGCATGATCGTCATCGAGAGGTTCCAGCGCGGCGCCTCGCCGCGTTACCGGCCGGCGGCATCCCCAATCGTGATCAGGATCGACACATCATGA
- a CDS encoding IS110 family transposase, which translates to MEHHSEAFVALDTAKLRNAVAIADAGRNGEIRYLGEIDNTEAETRKLVAKLASKHARLTFCYEAGPTGYGLYRLIKSIGHDCIVVAPSLIPSKPGDRVKTNRRDAVNLVKLLRAGELTAVWVPDERHEAMRDLVRARDAAVKDYRIKRQNVSSLLLRLGRHYPGKKTWGRTHINWLTGLKLEHREQRIAFEEMLLAVRQVRERIERLEQAMREAVADWTLAPVIEAVQAMRGIDMVGAIAFLAELGDLSRFENPRQLMAYLGLTPSERSTGESVKRGGITKAGNTRARRLLIEAAWSYRFPPRVSKDMQTRIGAAPRTAREIAWKAQMRLCGRFRTLTRKGKRPTIVVTAIARELSAFIWAINREFVGSHATANR; encoded by the coding sequence ATGGAGCATCATAGCGAAGCGTTCGTGGCGTTGGACACTGCGAAATTGCGCAATGCGGTGGCGATTGCCGATGCCGGTCGAAACGGTGAGATTCGCTATCTCGGCGAGATCGACAATACTGAAGCCGAGACACGTAAGCTCGTGGCAAAACTCGCGAGCAAACATGCTCGATTGACGTTCTGCTACGAGGCTGGCCCGACAGGTTACGGTCTCTACCGCTTGATCAAGAGCATCGGCCATGACTGCATTGTGGTGGCACCGTCGCTGATCCCATCCAAGCCAGGTGATCGGGTCAAAACCAATCGGCGCGACGCCGTCAATCTCGTGAAGCTGCTCAGGGCCGGTGAGCTGACGGCGGTCTGGGTGCCTGATGAGCGTCACGAGGCGATGCGGGACCTCGTGCGGGCTCGCGATGCCGCGGTTAAGGACTACAGAATCAAGCGCCAGAACGTCTCCTCGCTTCTGCTTCGTCTCGGCCGTCACTATCCGGGCAAGAAAACCTGGGGGCGGACGCACATCAACTGGCTCACCGGCCTCAAGCTTGAGCATCGCGAGCAGCGCATCGCCTTCGAAGAAATGCTGTTGGCTGTACGACAGGTCCGGGAACGGATCGAGCGGTTGGAACAGGCCATGCGCGAGGCCGTGGCGGACTGGACTCTGGCACCAGTCATCGAGGCAGTGCAGGCGATGCGTGGCATCGACATGGTCGGGGCGATCGCGTTCCTGGCCGAGCTTGGCGATCTGTCGCGCTTCGAGAACCCCCGTCAGTTGATGGCCTATCTTGGCCTTACCCCGTCAGAGAGATCGACCGGGGAGAGCGTCAAACGCGGTGGCATCACCAAGGCCGGCAACACGCGTGCACGACGGCTGCTCATCGAGGCTGCGTGGAGCTACCGATTCCCGCCACGCGTCAGCAAGGACATGCAGACCAGGATCGGGGCCGCGCCACGGACGGCCCGCGAGATTGCCTGGAAGGCGCAGATGCGGCTTTGTGGCCGCTTCAGGACACTGACGCGGAAGGGCAAGCGGCCGACGATCGTGGTGACTGCGATCGCCCGCGAGCTGTCAGCCTTCATCTGGGCGATCAACCGTGAGTTCGTAGGATCTCATGCGACGGCGAACCGGTAG
- a CDS encoding ice-binding family protein produces the protein MSRGERSRYFCNNKPKNRETTIITQWNRDSGSNVRVITNRGNPMRTNGHRFSFAPASVRASSEKPSGVRGAVAVLGLMGATLTSPSHAQQAPSLGTAASFAVLAGSTVTNTGSTVINGNVGVSPGSAVTGFPPGIVNGVISAADAVAAQAQIDNITAYNVLAGRPVSTNLTGQDLGGKTLIAGVYGFNTSAQLTGTLTLNGQGNPNSVFIINTGSTLTTASGSSISLINGAQGGNVFFRVGSSATLGTSTSFVGDILALTSITLNTNATIKCGDALAQNGAVTLDTNTITTCTTTTASASSALTSSATSNQRAVANSIDTFIRSGGTLPPAFFGLLSFLSPSQLQSAFTQLSGEVATGPAQAGTQAMNSFLSLVTNPYAENRPFAPNRPVSPMYVKAVPRAAAWNPDPRLWGVWAAAYGGQTNANGDALGVGSHDRSVSDVGFATGLDYRVTPNTVAGFALSGGATRYGLSEGLGRGRSDMFQAAIYSTTRVDAAYVSAAIAYGFHQFNTDRFVTVAGTDHLASDFAANDIGGRLEGGYRFAIPSMGWQGQSGVTPYAAVQVQSFRTPSYSETALSGASVFALSYNARTITTTRTELGSWLDWSIPVDYDTTLSLRGRAAWAHDDWSSPNITAGFQALPGSIFVVTGAAPATDLALVSAGVEIGFRNGFSVGARFDGEFAENSTKYSGMGRLRYTW, from the coding sequence ATGAGCCGAGGCGAGCGCTCGCGCTATTTTTGCAACAACAAGCCGAAAAATCGTGAGACCACCATTATAACACAATGGAACCGCGACTCCGGGTCTAACGTTCGCGTGATTACGAACCGAGGAAATCCGATGCGCACCAACGGTCACAGGTTTTCGTTCGCCCCCGCGTCGGTGCGGGCATCGTCTGAAAAGCCGTCCGGAGTTCGGGGCGCTGTGGCGGTACTGGGCCTGATGGGAGCGACACTGACTTCTCCCAGCCATGCGCAGCAGGCGCCGTCTCTGGGGACGGCCGCGAGCTTCGCAGTTCTGGCCGGCTCAACAGTTACCAACACAGGCTCGACTGTGATCAATGGAAATGTCGGCGTCAGCCCTGGCTCCGCGGTCACTGGGTTTCCCCCTGGCATTGTAAACGGCGTCATAAGTGCGGCCGATGCCGTTGCCGCTCAAGCTCAAATTGATAACATTACCGCCTACAACGTTTTGGCAGGCAGGCCTGTTTCGACTAATCTGACAGGTCAGGACCTGGGAGGCAAAACGCTGATAGCGGGCGTCTACGGTTTCAATACGTCAGCTCAATTGACTGGCACTCTCACACTTAATGGGCAAGGCAACCCGAACTCAGTCTTCATCATCAACACCGGAAGCACGCTGACCACTGCCAGCGGTTCGAGCATTTCGCTGATCAACGGTGCTCAGGGTGGCAACGTATTTTTCAGGGTTGGCAGTTCGGCGACGCTTGGCACGAGCACATCGTTCGTTGGGGACATTCTCGCACTGACGAGCATCACGCTGAATACCAACGCCACCATCAAATGCGGTGATGCTTTGGCACAAAACGGTGCGGTCACGTTGGATACCAACACCATCACAACATGCACGACCACCACGGCCTCGGCTTCGTCTGCGCTGACCTCCTCAGCCACGAGCAATCAACGCGCGGTCGCAAATTCCATTGATACCTTTATTAGAAGCGGCGGCACGCTGCCGCCGGCATTCTTCGGCCTGCTCTCGTTCCTGTCACCCAGCCAACTGCAAAGCGCTTTCACACAGCTTTCAGGAGAAGTCGCTACCGGCCCGGCGCAAGCAGGAACCCAGGCGATGAACTCATTCCTGTCGCTGGTGACCAACCCGTACGCCGAAAATCGCCCGTTCGCCCCGAACCGCCCCGTCTCTCCAATGTACGTCAAGGCTGTCCCGCGCGCTGCCGCGTGGAACCCCGATCCGCGCCTTTGGGGCGTTTGGGCTGCGGCCTATGGTGGGCAAACCAACGCAAATGGTGACGCGTTGGGTGTTGGAAGCCACGACAGGTCAGTGAGCGACGTCGGCTTTGCCACTGGCCTCGACTATCGGGTCACGCCCAACACCGTGGCCGGCTTCGCGCTTTCGGGCGGGGCCACCCGTTATGGCTTGTCGGAAGGTTTAGGCCGCGGACGCAGCGACATGTTCCAGGCGGCCATCTACAGCACAACGCGTGTAGATGCGGCCTATGTCTCGGCCGCAATCGCCTACGGCTTTCATCAGTTTAACACCGACCGGTTCGTGACCGTGGCGGGTACCGACCATCTGGCCTCCGATTTCGCCGCTAATGACATTGGTGGCCGGCTCGAAGGCGGATATCGCTTCGCCATTCCGAGTATGGGTTGGCAGGGTCAGTCCGGGGTCACTCCCTACGCCGCTGTGCAAGTGCAGAGCTTCCGAACGCCGTCCTACAGCGAAACCGCGCTCTCCGGCGCGTCGGTTTTCGCACTTTCCTACAACGCCAGGACGATCACCACCACCCGCACGGAGCTTGGCTCCTGGCTCGACTGGAGCATTCCGGTTGACTACGACACCACACTGTCCCTGCGTGGCCGTGCCGCCTGGGCTCACGACGATTGGTCCTCGCCGAACATCACCGCCGGGTTCCAAGCGCTGCCTGGATCAATCTTCGTCGTGACCGGCGCGGCGCCGGCCACCGATTTGGCACTTGTGTCGGCTGGCGTGGAGATCGGGTTCAGGAACGGGTTTTCGGTCGGCGCGCGGTTCGACGGTGAATTCGCCGAAAATTCGACGAAATACTCCGGTATGGGCCGGCTGCGTTATACTTGGTGA
- a CDS encoding adenylate/guanylate cyclase domain-containing protein, with the protein MTWTVVTAAVLVIIAILGGALYRQRRLNQNLRSQLEAAAANLEQLQQACSRLAPAGVVQRLISDEVQPGTGPKAERKVATALFVDLVGFTAMSERLEPAVLARVLDGYYQRMSDAIDEHRGQVGSFVGDGIVAYFGATQPNPWQCDDAVRAALAMRAAIDEYNGELDREGLPRLSIGIGIDRGPGLAGLMGSRDRKEYAFIGRSVNLAARVQALTRIHQVDILVTETVRDDLDPGFVLVPMPAEPVKGLTKPVMTYAVRRRSTDREPAVG; encoded by the coding sequence ATGACGTGGACGGTCGTCACAGCCGCCGTGCTCGTTATCATCGCTATCCTCGGCGGCGCGCTCTATCGCCAACGGCGGCTGAATCAGAATCTCCGCTCGCAGCTCGAAGCGGCGGCCGCCAACCTCGAGCAGCTTCAGCAAGCGTGCTCCCGGCTCGCGCCGGCGGGTGTGGTACAGCGGCTCATCTCGGATGAGGTACAGCCCGGCACGGGGCCTAAGGCCGAGCGCAAAGTCGCGACTGCACTGTTTGTCGATCTTGTGGGTTTTACCGCTATGAGCGAGCGGCTGGAGCCAGCAGTCCTGGCGCGCGTGCTCGACGGCTACTATCAGCGCATGAGCGATGCCATCGACGAGCACCGTGGGCAGGTCGGAAGCTTCGTCGGAGACGGCATCGTTGCCTACTTTGGTGCAACCCAGCCGAACCCATGGCAGTGTGACGATGCTGTACGCGCTGCCCTAGCCATGCGGGCGGCCATTGACGAGTACAATGGAGAACTCGATCGCGAGGGGCTGCCGCGGCTTTCCATAGGTATCGGCATCGACCGCGGCCCGGGGCTGGCTGGGCTTATGGGTTCCCGCGATAGGAAGGAGTACGCATTTATCGGACGCTCCGTGAACCTCGCGGCGCGGGTACAAGCCCTGACGCGCATTCATCAGGTGGACATTCTTGTTACCGAGACGGTGCGCGACGATCTCGATCCTGGTTTCGTGCTCGTGCCCATGCCTGCGGAGCCAGTCAAGGGACTCACTAAACCCGTGATGACTTATGCCGTGCGGAGGCGCTCAACCGATCGTGAGCCTGCAGTGGGCTGA
- a CDS encoding carboxymuconolactone decarboxylase family protein yields the protein MPVPSIRYFTSVPWLARALIDLHPEYGLLMHLDQHTADVLTLVVSQENSCRFCYAAQRALLWAQGMSEARIQRVEQNLSRADLVPRTVAAIAFGRSQSRVGPAGAQEALQALRSAGFSDDEMKEIAFTVATTDFLNALSQFLRFPRVHWSRCRNRCTCGCSDL from the coding sequence ATGCCCGTTCCATCCATCCGCTATTTCACGTCAGTTCCATGGTTGGCACGAGCGCTGATAGATCTGCACCCCGAATACGGGCTTCTGATGCATCTCGATCAGCACACGGCAGACGTCCTCACGCTGGTCGTAAGTCAGGAGAATTCCTGCCGCTTCTGCTACGCAGCCCAACGGGCGCTGCTGTGGGCCCAGGGGATGAGCGAGGCCCGCATCCAACGCGTCGAGCAGAACCTGAGCCGCGCGGATCTCGTGCCGCGGACGGTCGCAGCCATCGCGTTCGGGCGGAGTCAGTCGCGTGTCGGCCCCGCGGGAGCGCAGGAGGCCCTGCAAGCTCTCCGCAGTGCGGGTTTCAGCGATGACGAGATGAAGGAGATCGCGTTCACCGTGGCCACCACGGATTTCCTTAACGCGCTTTCTCAATTCCTGCGATTCCCTCGCGTCCATTGGAGCAGATGCCGGAACAGATGCACATGCGGCTGCTCCGACCTTTGA
- a CDS encoding ABC transporter substrate-binding protein — MKRREVITLLGGAAVAWPLVARGQQPTIPVIGFLSNSSPDNSASRATAFRQGLKEASYVEGQSVAIEYRWVEGHYEQLTALAVELVQRRVAVIAADGINPAIAAKAATSTIPIVFVTGSDPVKHSLVASLNRPGGNVTGISVLTVGLVAKRLEVLCEVIPAVSTIGLLVNPTQATTELQLRAMQDAARSLGRQIVVLNASSDSDIDAAFAKLVQQKAGGLVVGSDGFITGHAKQLAALAARHMIPAIVEWREFAAAGGLMSYGPSEADAFRQAGVYTGRILKGEKPADLPVQQSTKVELVINLKTAKALGLTMPLPLLGRADEVIE; from the coding sequence ATGAAGCGACGTGAGGTCATCACACTTCTCGGCGGCGCGGCGGTCGCATGGCCGCTTGTCGCTCGCGGACAGCAGCCAACGATACCCGTGATCGGATTTCTCAGTAACAGCTCGCCCGATAACTCCGCGAGTCGGGCGACTGCATTCCGCCAAGGTTTGAAGGAAGCCAGCTATGTCGAGGGCCAGAGCGTAGCGATCGAGTACCGTTGGGTCGAAGGTCACTACGAGCAACTAACGGCATTGGCGGTTGAGTTGGTCCAACGTCGGGTGGCAGTGATCGCCGCTGACGGCATCAACCCGGCCATCGCAGCCAAGGCGGCGACCTCAACTATTCCGATCGTCTTTGTTACCGGCAGTGACCCGGTCAAGCATAGCCTTGTTGCCAGCCTCAACCGCCCAGGCGGCAACGTGACGGGCATAAGTGTGCTCACTGTTGGGCTCGTGGCGAAGCGGCTGGAGGTGCTGTGTGAGGTTATTCCTGCGGTCAGCACGATTGGCTTACTTGTGAACCCAACCCAAGCGACCACCGAACTCCAGTTGCGAGCCATGCAGGATGCTGCGCGCTCGCTCGGGCGGCAGATCGTGGTTTTAAACGCCAGCAGTGACAGCGACATTGACGCGGCCTTCGCGAAGCTTGTCCAGCAGAAAGCCGGCGGGCTCGTCGTCGGTTCCGATGGTTTCATTACCGGCCACGCCAAACAACTCGCCGCGCTGGCGGCACGCCACATGATCCCTGCAATTGTGGAATGGCGTGAGTTCGCGGCGGCCGGCGGCCTGATGAGCTACGGCCCCAGCGAGGCCGATGCGTTTCGCCAGGCCGGCGTTTACACCGGCCGTATTTTGAAGGGCGAGAAGCCCGCCGACCTGCCGGTCCAGCAGTCCACCAAAGTCGAGCTGGTCATTAATCTCAAAACGGCTAAGGCACTCGGATTGACGATGCCGCTGCCGCTACTCGGCCGTGCCGACGAGGTGATTGAATGA
- the ltrA gene encoding group II intron reverse transcriptase/maturase yields the protein MMYDHEKSDPAIVAVKPTNKAGQPAVELVEPRAGAEGNVRQQSTGRAQYRGTVSQALERIRQAARQRKKEKFTALFHHVSIDHLAEAFSELKGNAAAGVDGLTCRDYEQHLERNLEDLHARVHRGAYRALPSRRVYIPKPDGRQRPIAVAALEDKIVQRATAAVLSAIYEEDFLGFSYGFRLERSTHDAMDALMVGITSTKVNWILDADIRSFFDTVSQEWLIRFVEHRVGDRRIIRLIQKWLKAGVLEDGIVTVSDKGTGQGSVISPLLANLYLHYVFDLWAERWRRREAAGNMIIVRYADDLIVGFEHETDARRFLDEMRKRLQEFALSLHSEKTRLIEFGRFAVENRKRRGLGKPETFTFLGFTFICSKTRRGKFQIKRKSRRDRMQAKLQAIKQELRRSMHQPIPQQGRWLQQVVTGYFNYHAVPTNSSSLSAFLFHVTNLWRRTLQWRSQKDGMTWERIKRLADHWLPKPRILHPWPESRFAVRHPRWEPYARIGPVRICAGGAR from the coding sequence ATGATGTACGATCATGAGAAGTCTGACCCCGCCATAGTAGCTGTGAAGCCAACGAACAAAGCCGGGCAACCGGCTGTGGAGTTGGTGGAGCCAAGGGCGGGGGCCGAGGGGAATGTGCGTCAGCAAAGCACGGGCCGGGCACAGTACCGGGGAACCGTGTCACAGGCGCTGGAGCGCATACGGCAAGCCGCAAGGCAAAGGAAGAAGGAGAAGTTCACCGCGCTCTTCCATCACGTCAGTATTGACCATCTCGCAGAGGCATTCTCTGAACTCAAGGGGAATGCTGCAGCTGGAGTGGATGGGCTGACATGTCGGGATTACGAGCAGCACCTTGAGCGCAATCTTGAGGACCTGCATGCTCGCGTCCATCGGGGAGCGTATCGGGCACTACCGTCGCGGCGGGTTTACATACCCAAACCGGATGGTCGGCAACGCCCGATCGCGGTCGCCGCCCTTGAGGACAAGATCGTCCAGAGGGCCACGGCTGCGGTGCTGAGCGCGATCTACGAGGAGGATTTCCTCGGGTTCTCGTATGGGTTCCGACTCGAACGCAGCACGCACGATGCGATGGATGCGCTCATGGTCGGGATCACCAGCACAAAGGTGAACTGGATACTGGACGCTGACATCCGCTCGTTCTTCGACACGGTGAGCCAGGAGTGGCTCATCAGGTTTGTAGAACATCGCGTCGGCGACCGACGTATCATCCGCCTGATCCAGAAATGGCTCAAGGCAGGCGTCCTGGAAGACGGAATCGTGACGGTCAGTGACAAGGGGACCGGGCAGGGATCGGTGATCTCACCGCTTCTGGCCAATCTCTACTTACACTACGTTTTCGATCTCTGGGCCGAGCGCTGGCGACGGCGTGAGGCAGCGGGCAATATGATCATCGTGCGCTACGCCGACGACCTCATTGTTGGCTTCGAGCACGAGACCGACGCCCGTCGCTTCCTCGACGAGATGCGTAAGCGGTTACAGGAGTTTGCACTGTCGCTTCATTCGGAGAAGACCCGGCTGATCGAGTTTGGACGCTTCGCGGTGGAAAACCGCAAGCGGCGCGGGCTCGGCAAACCGGAGACCTTCACCTTCCTGGGCTTCACCTTTATCTGCAGCAAAACTCGTCGGGGCAAATTCCAAATCAAACGAAAGTCCCGGCGCGATCGCATGCAGGCAAAGTTGCAAGCCATCAAACAGGAACTGCGACGGAGCATGCATCAGCCGATTCCCCAGCAGGGAAGATGGTTGCAGCAGGTCGTCACCGGTTACTTCAACTACCACGCGGTGCCGACAAACAGTTCGTCACTGTCCGCGTTCCTATTCCACGTTACCAATCTCTGGCGGCGAACGCTGCAGTGGCGGAGCCAAAAAGATGGGATGACCTGGGAGCGGATCAAGCGGTTGGCCGACCACTGGCTCCCGAAACCGCGAATCCTTCATCCGTGGCCAGAGAGTCGCTTCGCCGTCAGACACCCAAGGTGGGAGCCGTACGCCCGAATTGGGCCCGTACGGATCTGTGCGGGGGGCGCGAGGTAA